The Oscillospiraceae bacterium genome contains a region encoding:
- a CDS encoding N-acylglucosamine 2-epimerase yields MDKHAQELKATQAWVRQELDRCLEFWLKNGMDHEHGGVYTCLDRTGKVFSTDKSVWMQGRCGWIFAYLCRVYGKKQEWLDASKSCIDFLEEHCVNRAAGGRLYFTVTADGRPLRQRRYCFSEGFYAMANAEYYGVTGDAACLERARAAYELIYQLNNGLIQDPTGLGPKTIPETRTGRALADPMIYLNITAVMRRCDPERTALYDARARECCETIFKYHHKPEMKCTLETVGMNGELQMDFTAGRVVNPGHDIECSWFLMEQANYEQNAALHKKAQNVFDYAYEAGWDSEYGGLLYFIDCKGLPPEAYEHDMKLWWPHDELLIASMMLYRDLGDDKYLAIFDKALDYCKKVFSDPEYGEWYGYLRRDGKPTEPPCKGSTFKGPFHLPRMLVMVDQTISQILAR; encoded by the coding sequence ATGGACAAACACGCACAGGAACTAAAAGCCACCCAGGCCTGGGTGCGGCAGGAGCTGGACCGCTGCCTTGAGTTCTGGCTCAAAAACGGCATGGACCACGAGCACGGCGGTGTTTATACCTGCCTGGACCGCACGGGAAAGGTCTTTTCCACCGACAAGAGCGTGTGGATGCAGGGCCGCTGCGGCTGGATTTTTGCCTACCTATGCCGTGTTTACGGCAAAAAGCAGGAGTGGCTGGACGCCAGCAAAAGCTGCATCGACTTTTTGGAAGAGCACTGTGTGAACCGGGCGGCGGGCGGCCGGCTGTATTTTACCGTTACGGCGGACGGCAGGCCCCTGCGCCAGCGCCGCTACTGTTTTTCCGAGGGCTTTTACGCCATGGCCAACGCCGAGTATTACGGGGTGACCGGCGATGCGGCCTGCCTTGAGCGGGCCCGCGCGGCCTATGAGCTGATCTACCAGCTCAACAACGGCCTGATCCAGGACCCCACCGGCCTTGGCCCCAAGACCATCCCGGAGACCCGGACCGGCCGCGCGCTGGCCGACCCCATGATCTACCTGAACATTACCGCTGTGATGCGCCGCTGCGACCCCGAGCGCACCGCGCTGTACGACGCGCGGGCCAGGGAGTGCTGCGAGACCATTTTTAAATACCATCACAAGCCGGAGATGAAGTGCACGCTGGAAACCGTGGGCATGAACGGCGAATTGCAGATGGACTTTACCGCGGGGCGGGTGGTGAACCCGGGGCACGACATCGAGTGCAGCTGGTTTTTGATGGAACAGGCGAACTACGAGCAGAACGCCGCGCTGCACAAAAAAGCCCAGAACGTGTTCGATTACGCCTATGAGGCCGGCTGGGACAGCGAGTACGGCGGCCTTTTGTACTTCATCGACTGCAAGGGCCTGCCCCCCGAGGCCTACGAGCACGACATGAAGCTGTGGTGGCCCCACGACGAGTTGCTCATTGCCAGCATGATGCTGTACCGGGACCTGGGCGACGACAAGTACCTGGCGATCTTTGACAAGGCGCTGGATTACTGCAAAAAGGTGTTCAGCGACCCTGAATACGGCGAGTGGTACGGCTACCTGCGGCGGGACGGCAAGCCCACCGAGCCCCCCTGCAAGGGCTCCACCTTCAAGGGGCCGTTCCACCTGCCCCGCATGCTGGTGATGGTGGACCAGACCATCAGCCAGATCCTGGCCCGCTGA
- a CDS encoding glucokinase, with the protein MRVGCIDIGGTAIKSGVLENGALTDLASAPTRAAEGGRAVLEQAAQIAAGMQGIGALGVCTCGEVDTDAGAIRLADNIPGYTGLPVREILRQLTGLPVTVENDANAAAVGEAQFGAGRGLEHFVFVSYGTGVGGALILSGGLYRGSRFSAGEVGGLVTHPEALRPGQVGTGTYERYASATALVARAKAADPALADGRAIFARLAEPQVKAVVRAWLAEVAAGLISLNHLLNPEALVLGGGVMEQPWVLEQLQALCAPNTKPSFRELRLLAAELGNRAGLLGAGWLALQGGPAC; encoded by the coding sequence ATGCGGGTTGGCTGTATCGACATCGGCGGGACCGCCATCAAGAGCGGCGTGCTGGAAAACGGCGCGCTCACGGACCTTGCCAGCGCGCCCACCAGGGCCGCCGAGGGCGGCCGCGCCGTGCTGGAGCAGGCCGCACAGATTGCGGCGGGCATGCAGGGCATCGGGGCGCTGGGCGTTTGCACCTGCGGCGAGGTGGACACCGACGCGGGCGCAATCCGCCTGGCCGACAACATTCCCGGCTACACCGGCCTGCCCGTGCGGGAGATCCTGCGGCAGCTCACTGGCCTGCCGGTCACCGTGGAAAACGACGCCAACGCCGCCGCCGTGGGCGAGGCGCAATTCGGCGCGGGCCGCGGTTTGGAGCATTTTGTGTTCGTGAGCTACGGCACCGGCGTGGGCGGCGCGTTGATCCTTTCGGGCGGGCTTTACCGGGGCAGCCGGTTTTCCGCCGGCGAGGTGGGCGGCCTTGTGACCCACCCTGAGGCGCTTCGGCCCGGGCAGGTGGGCACCGGCACCTACGAGCGGTATGCCAGCGCCACCGCGCTTGTGGCCCGGGCAAAAGCCGCCGACCCGGCCCTCGCGGACGGGCGGGCCATTTTTGCGCGGCTGGCCGAGCCGCAGGTAAAGGCTGTGGTGCGCGCCTGGCTGGCCGAGGTGGCGGCGGGGCTCATCAGCCTGAACCACCTTTTGAACCCGGAGGCGCTGGTGCTGGGGGGCGGCGTGATGGAGCAGCCCTGGGTGCTGGAGCAGCTTCAGGCGCTGTGTGCGCCCAACACAAAACCCAGTTTTCGGGAGCTCAGGCTGCTGGCGGCGGAGCTAGGCAACCGGGCGGGGCTGCTGGGCGCGGGCTGGCTTGCGCTGCAGGGCGGCCCGGCATGCTGA
- the udk gene encoding uridine kinase has protein sequence MDIMVLGVAGGTGSGKTTLTRTLKERFGGQISVISHDNYYKRQDHLTYEERCKTNYDHPDAFDTDLMVQHLAQLKSGSPVLCPVYDFSQHNRSADLLEIRPAPVILVEGILIFASPELCNLMDIKVFVDTDADVRILRRIVRDVKKRGRTLDSVVTQYLTTVKPMHEQFVEPSKRRADLIIPEGGKNAVAVEMLIHRLESHLNAQS, from the coding sequence ATGGACATTATGGTATTGGGCGTTGCCGGCGGCACCGGCAGCGGAAAGACCACCCTCACCCGCACCCTCAAAGAGCGTTTTGGCGGCCAGATCAGCGTGATCAGCCACGACAACTACTACAAGCGCCAGGACCATCTGACCTACGAGGAGCGCTGCAAGACCAACTACGACCACCCGGACGCCTTCGACACCGACCTGATGGTGCAGCACCTTGCCCAGCTGAAAAGCGGCAGCCCCGTGCTCTGCCCTGTATACGACTTTTCACAGCACAACCGCTCGGCCGACCTGCTCGAAATCCGGCCCGCGCCGGTGATCCTGGTGGAGGGCATCCTGATCTTCGCCAGCCCCGAACTGTGCAATTTGATGGACATCAAGGTCTTTGTGGACACCGACGCCGACGTGCGCATTCTCCGCCGGATCGTGCGGGACGTAAAAAAGCGCGGCCGCACGCTGGACAGTGTGGTGACCCAATACCTCACCACCGTAAAGCCCATGCACGAGCAATTTGTGGAGCCCTCCAAGCGCCGGGCCGACCTGATCATCCCCGAGGGGGGCAAAAACGCGGTGGCGGTGGAAATGCTGATCCACCGGCTGGAAAGCCATCTGAACGCGCAGAGCTGA
- the glgA gene encoding glycogen synthase produces the protein MNVLFCASEANPYAASGGLGDVAGSLPKALVRNGVDCRVVLPLYGDLKYRDELEYVTSFSVPVGWRSQYCGLFTAKRDGVSFYFLDNEYYFKRSGLYGFYDDGERFAFFSRAILEMLFYTDFMPDVLHANDWQTALVPVYLNLYYRHLDKYSRIKTVFTIHNIQYQGKYGLDILEDTCGIGKRDAHIVEYDGCANFMKGAVETADKVSTVSPTYAGEILDPWFSHGLDGLLRQKQYKLCGILNGIDTDVYSPETDPNLAAHYNADTFPEGKAACKKDLQEQFGLQQDGSPVMGMVTRLVGHKGVDLVRSVAEGLLDQGIQLVILGNGEHAYEAFFGDLAARHPGRVGVYIGFVPPLARKIYAGADLFLMPSKSEPCGLAQMVACRYGTIPIVRETGGLKDSIHDSGDGAGNGFTFQQYNAHDLYEACWRAKEGYWKKEGWPVLVRRAMQCDFSWNNSSRSYIDMYEQMMNLW, from the coding sequence ATGAACGTTCTTTTTTGTGCCAGCGAGGCAAACCCCTACGCCGCGTCCGGCGGCCTTGGCGACGTTGCCGGAAGCCTGCCCAAGGCCCTTGTGAGAAACGGGGTGGACTGCCGGGTGGTGCTGCCGCTCTACGGCGATTTGAAATACCGGGATGAGCTGGAATATGTGACCAGCTTCAGCGTGCCGGTGGGCTGGCGCAGCCAGTACTGCGGCCTGTTTACCGCCAAGCGCGACGGCGTGTCGTTCTATTTTCTCGACAACGAATATTATTTTAAGCGCAGCGGCCTGTACGGCTTTTACGACGATGGCGAGCGGTTTGCGTTTTTCAGCCGGGCTATTTTGGAAATGCTGTTTTACACCGATTTTATGCCGGACGTGCTGCACGCCAACGACTGGCAGACGGCGCTGGTGCCGGTGTATCTGAACCTTTACTATCGGCATCTGGACAAATACAGCCGCATTAAGACGGTGTTCACCATCCATAATATCCAGTACCAGGGCAAATACGGGCTGGATATTCTGGAGGACACCTGCGGCATTGGCAAGCGGGACGCCCATATTGTGGAGTACGATGGCTGCGCCAACTTTATGAAGGGCGCGGTGGAAACGGCCGACAAGGTGAGCACCGTGAGCCCCACCTACGCGGGCGAGATCCTGGACCCCTGGTTCAGCCATGGGCTGGACGGCCTTTTGCGGCAAAAGCAATATAAGCTATGCGGCATTTTGAACGGCATTGACACCGACGTTTACAGCCCCGAAACCGACCCGAACCTTGCCGCCCACTACAATGCCGACACCTTCCCGGAGGGCAAGGCGGCCTGCAAAAAGGACCTGCAGGAGCAGTTCGGCCTGCAGCAGGACGGCAGCCCGGTGATGGGCATGGTGACCCGGCTGGTGGGGCACAAGGGGGTGGACCTGGTGCGCAGCGTGGCCGAGGGCTTGCTGGACCAGGGCATCCAGCTTGTGATCCTGGGCAACGGCGAACACGCCTACGAGGCGTTTTTCGGCGATCTGGCGGCCCGCCACCCCGGCCGGGTGGGGGTATACATCGGGTTTGTGCCGCCCCTGGCCCGCAAGATCTACGCCGGCGCGGACCTGTTCCTGATGCCCTCGAAATCCGAGCCCTGCGGCCTGGCCCAGATGGTGGCCTGCCGCTACGGCACCATTCCCATTGTGCGGGAAACCGGCGGCCTGAAGGACTCGATCCACGATTCCGGCGACGGGGCCGGCAATGGCTTCACCTTCCAGCAATACAACGCCCACGATCTGTACGAGGCCTGCTGGCGTGCCAAGGAGGGCTACTGGAAAAAGGAAGGCTGGCCGGTGCTGGTGCGGCGGGCCATGCAGTGTGATTTCAGTTGGAACAACTCCAGCCGCTCTTACATCGACATGTATGAGCAGATGATGAATTTGTGGTAA
- the glgB_1 gene encoding 1,4-alpha-glucan branching enzyme GlgB: MKNQHKQAELPVYLFKQGNNFEAYRFFGAHFEEQGGERGVVFRTWAPHARAVSVVGDFNRWVPGSHPMQKLEDGVWEAFIPGIQEYDVYKYCITSAGDELLFKADPYALHTETRPSNGSKVYDIGGYVWGDGAWEKAQKKADPVNGPMNIYELHAGSWRMKEDGSPYNYAELADQLVPYLQEMGYTHLELLPITEHPFDGSWGYQVTGYFAPTSRYGTPKDFMTFVDKCHQGGIGVIMDWVPAHFPKDGFGLYMFDGAPCYEDPNPRRGEHKEWGTMVFNYGMPEVESFLVSSALFWVEQYHIDGLRVDAVASMLYLDYNRRDGEWEPNCHGGKENLEAIAFLRKLNEAILGRHPHKLMIAEESTAWPMVSRPAADGGLGFNFKWNMGWMNDMLAYMSTDPLFRAGSHNKVTFSFFYAFSENFVLPISHDEVVHGKCSLINKMPGDYEAKFANLRTFYGYMMAHPGKKLLFMGQEFGQFIEWNEAKPLDWGLLDYQEHRQLAAYVKALNHFYTETPAFWQVDYSWEGFQWIVPDDNQQSVIAFLRRDAAGRMVLVVCNFNPVQRSGYEMGVPAPGYYKELLSSDDAAYGGSGVHNKTVRSRKVPLHGFEQSISLTLPAMSTVYLAVPAPEKPAAKKKPAAKRTGAKQPAANKAPAEK; encoded by the coding sequence TTGAAAAACCAACATAAACAGGCGGAGCTGCCCGTATATCTGTTCAAGCAGGGCAACAATTTTGAGGCATATCGCTTTTTTGGCGCCCATTTTGAAGAGCAGGGCGGCGAGCGGGGCGTGGTGTTCCGCACCTGGGCCCCCCATGCCAGGGCTGTGAGCGTGGTGGGGGATTTTAACCGTTGGGTGCCCGGCAGCCACCCTATGCAAAAGCTGGAAGACGGTGTGTGGGAGGCGTTTATCCCGGGGATTCAGGAATACGATGTGTACAAGTACTGCATTACCTCTGCCGGCGATGAGCTGCTGTTCAAAGCCGACCCCTACGCGCTGCACACCGAAACCCGCCCCTCCAACGGGAGCAAGGTATACGACATCGGCGGCTATGTCTGGGGCGACGGGGCCTGGGAAAAAGCGCAGAAAAAAGCCGACCCGGTGAACGGCCCCATGAACATTTACGAACTGCACGCGGGCAGCTGGCGCATGAAGGAGGACGGCTCGCCCTACAATTACGCCGAACTGGCCGACCAGCTGGTGCCGTACTTACAAGAGATGGGCTACACCCACCTGGAGCTGCTGCCCATTACCGAACACCCCTTCGACGGCAGCTGGGGCTACCAGGTTACCGGCTACTTTGCGCCCACCAGCCGCTACGGCACCCCCAAGGATTTTATGACGTTTGTGGACAAGTGCCACCAGGGCGGCATTGGGGTGATTATGGACTGGGTGCCCGCGCATTTTCCAAAAGACGGGTTCGGGCTGTACATGTTTGACGGCGCGCCCTGCTACGAGGACCCGAACCCCCGCCGCGGGGAACACAAAGAATGGGGCACCATGGTATTCAACTACGGTATGCCGGAGGTGGAATCGTTTTTGGTGTCCAGCGCGCTGTTCTGGGTGGAGCAGTACCACATCGACGGTTTGCGGGTGGACGCCGTGGCCTCCATGCTGTACCTGGATTACAACCGCAGGGACGGCGAGTGGGAGCCCAACTGCCACGGCGGCAAGGAAAACCTGGAGGCCATCGCCTTTCTGCGCAAGCTCAACGAGGCCATTCTGGGCCGCCACCCCCACAAGCTCATGATCGCCGAGGAATCCACGGCCTGGCCCATGGTGTCGCGCCCGGCGGCGGATGGGGGCCTGGGCTTCAACTTCAAGTGGAACATGGGCTGGATGAACGACATGCTGGCCTACATGAGCACCGACCCGCTGTTCCGGGCCGGCAGCCACAACAAGGTCACGTTCAGCTTCTTTTATGCGTTCAGCGAAAATTTTGTGCTGCCCATCAGCCACGACGAGGTGGTGCACGGCAAGTGCAGCCTGATCAATAAAATGCCGGGCGACTACGAGGCGAAGTTTGCGAACCTGCGCACGTTTTACGGGTACATGATGGCCCACCCGGGCAAAAAGCTGTTGTTTATGGGGCAGGAGTTCGGCCAGTTCATCGAGTGGAACGAGGCAAAGCCGCTGGACTGGGGGCTGCTGGACTACCAGGAGCACCGCCAGCTTGCGGCCTATGTGAAGGCGCTGAACCATTTTTATACCGAGACCCCCGCGTTCTGGCAGGTGGATTACAGCTGGGAGGGGTTCCAGTGGATCGTGCCGGACGACAACCAGCAATCGGTCATTGCGTTCCTGCGGCGGGATGCGGCGGGCAGAATGGTGCTGGTGGTCTGCAACTTCAACCCCGTTCAGCGAAGCGGTTATGAGATGGGCGTGCCCGCGCCGGGCTATTACAAAGAGCTGCTCTCCAGCGACGATGCGGCTTACGGCGGCAGCGGGGTACATAACAAAACGGTCCGCAGCCGCAAGGTGCCCCTGCACGGCTTTGAACAGAGCATCTCGCTCACCCTGCCGGCCATGAGCACCGTGTATCTTGCCGTGCCCGCGCCGGAAAAGCCGGCTGCAAAAAAGAAGCCGGCTGCAAAACGCACCGGGGCCAAACAGCCCGCGGCAAACAAGGCGCCCGCCGAAAAATAG
- a CDS encoding glucose-1-phosphate adenylyltransferase subunit GlgD, giving the protein MVKSNTDALGIIFPNASDSLVPEMVTDRTMASIPFGGRYRLVDFMLSSMVNSGISNVSLVVKQNYHSLMDHLGTGREWDLSRKRGGLNLVPPYAEAGVKMYRGRVEALASIVDFLEDQKEEFVIMCDSNIVFNFDFNQLIEAHISTGADVTVMYEKRPIPQGLVNDNFTLRMQEGRVSELLSNDYRPGVQNLSMNVYIIQREALITMIRDASIRGLVYFEKDILARNLELLNVQGYEYTGYTARIADRKTYFDENMRLLEQANLDALFPEALPVYTKVHDNAPTRYAMDSRIKNSLVADGCIIEGEVENCVLFRGVRVKKGAKVKNCVLMQNTIVEPGAQAEYVVTDKNVKLTTDRKLSGTDTFPIYVAKGHTV; this is encoded by the coding sequence ATGGTAAAATCGAATACCGATGCCCTGGGCATCATTTTCCCCAATGCGAGCGACAGCCTGGTGCCCGAGATGGTGACCGACCGCACCATGGCCTCCATCCCCTTTGGCGGGCGCTACCGCCTGGTGGATTTTATGCTTTCCAGCATGGTGAACTCCGGCATCAGCAATGTTTCGCTGGTGGTCAAGCAGAATTATCATTCCCTGATGGATCACCTGGGCACCGGCCGTGAGTGGGATCTCTCCCGCAAGCGGGGCGGGCTGAACCTGGTGCCGCCCTATGCCGAGGCGGGCGTGAAGATGTACCGGGGCCGCGTGGAGGCTTTGGCCAGCATCGTGGACTTTTTGGAGGATCAGAAAGAGGAGTTCGTGATCATGTGCGACTCCAACATTGTGTTCAACTTCGACTTCAACCAGCTGATTGAGGCGCACATCTCCACCGGGGCGGACGTGACCGTGATGTATGAAAAACGGCCCATTCCCCAGGGGCTGGTGAACGACAACTTTACCCTGCGCATGCAGGAGGGCCGGGTCAGCGAGCTGCTCTCGAACGATTACCGCCCCGGCGTGCAGAACCTCTCGATGAATGTGTACATCATCCAGCGCGAGGCGCTGATCACCATGATCCGCGACGCCAGCATCCGGGGGCTTGTGTATTTTGAGAAGGACATCCTGGCCCGCAACCTGGAGCTGCTGAACGTGCAGGGCTACGAATACACCGGCTACACCGCCCGCATCGCCGACCGCAAAACCTATTTTGACGAGAACATGCGCCTGTTGGAGCAGGCGAACCTGGACGCGCTGTTCCCCGAGGCGCTGCCCGTGTATACCAAGGTGCACGACAACGCCCCCACCCGCTACGCGATGGACAGCCGGATCAAGAACAGCCTGGTGGCCGACGGCTGCATCATTGAGGGCGAGGTGGAGAACTGCGTGCTGTTCCGGGGCGTGCGGGTGAAAAAGGGCGCCAAGGTGAAAAACTGCGTGCTGATGCAGAACACCATTGTGGAGCCCGGCGCCCAGGCGGAGTATGTGGTCACCGACAAAAATGTGAAGCTGACCACCGACCGCAAGCTTTCCGGCACCGATACCTTCCCGATCTATGTGGCCAAGGGCCATACCGTGTAA
- the rpiR_2 gene encoding N-acetylmannosamine kinase: protein MNDLTFRITQNYDNLTPSARKIADHLRIHYAQAQYLSISELATECGVAEATIFRFCRSLGFSGYNELRLAMAKASLGDTSQPYAAYTSYGEITAADTVETMAHRLYTANMEALAQTLARTDEAAVLKAGDLLEKAGKVYCFGSGGSQIIAMEAWSRFLTISAKFFTIQDGHAQVMAASLLAPDDVVLYVSYSGSTREAADVLGPARARGAKVLLVTHDADSPATGLADVVLLCGGHEGPLQAGSIAAKMALLFVVDLLVNEYCRRNKQATMHNKDLTTTALACRHL from the coding sequence ATGAACGATCTGACCTTTCGAATCACACAAAATTACGATAACCTGACCCCCTCGGCCCGCAAGATCGCCGACCACCTGCGCATCCACTACGCGCAGGCGCAGTACCTGTCGATCTCGGAGCTTGCCACCGAGTGCGGCGTGGCCGAGGCCACCATCTTCCGCTTTTGCCGGTCACTGGGTTTTTCCGGCTACAACGAGCTGCGGCTGGCCATGGCAAAAGCAAGCCTGGGCGATACCAGCCAGCCCTATGCGGCCTACACCTCTTACGGTGAGATCACCGCGGCCGACACGGTGGAAACCATGGCCCACCGGCTGTACACCGCCAACATGGAGGCTCTGGCCCAGACCCTGGCGCGCACCGACGAGGCGGCCGTGCTGAAGGCGGGCGACCTGCTGGAAAAAGCCGGCAAGGTATATTGTTTTGGCAGCGGGGGCAGCCAGATCATCGCCATGGAGGCCTGGAGCCGCTTTCTGACCATATCGGCCAAATTCTTCACCATCCAGGACGGGCATGCCCAGGTCATGGCCGCCAGCCTGCTGGCGCCGGATGACGTGGTGCTGTATGTTTCGTACTCCGGCTCCACCCGGGAGGCGGCAGACGTGCTGGGGCCCGCCCGCGCCCGCGGCGCGAAGGTGCTGCTCGTGACCCACGACGCCGATTCGCCCGCCACCGGGCTGGCCGATGTGGTGCTGCTGTGCGGCGGCCACGAGGGGCCGCTGCAGGCGGGCAGCATCGCCGCAAAAATGGCGCTGCTGTTTGTGGTGGATCTGCTGGTAAACGAGTACTGCCGCCGCAACAAGCAGGCCACCATGCATAATAAGGACCTGACCACCACCGCCCTGGCGTGCCGCCACTTGTAA
- a CDS encoding N-acetylneuraminate lyase has product MKDSSKYQGVIPAFYACYDQQGAVSAERVKLLTRHFIAKGVRGVYICGSSGEGIYQSVAEKKTIIEAVMSEAKGKLTVIAHVGCNNTADSMELAAYAESQGVDAIASIPPIYFHLPEHAIAQYWNDISSAAPNTDFVIYNIPQLAGVALTMPLFREMRKNPRVVAVKNSSMPVQDIQMFKMEGGPDFVVFNGPDEQFIAGRAIGADGGIGGTYGVMPELFLKADALLREQKMDEALAVQYAIDEIIYAMCECRGNLYAVMKEILRLREGIDIGGVRKPMPNLFPEDMPKVQKCAGMISAAIEKYC; this is encoded by the coding sequence ATGAAAGACAGTTCCAAGTACCAGGGCGTTATTCCTGCCTTCTACGCCTGTTACGACCAGCAGGGGGCCGTGAGCGCCGAGCGGGTGAAGCTGCTGACCCGCCATTTTATTGCCAAAGGGGTCAGGGGGGTCTATATCTGCGGCTCTTCCGGCGAGGGGATCTACCAGAGCGTTGCAGAGAAAAAGACCATTATTGAAGCGGTGATGAGCGAGGCGAAGGGCAAGCTCACAGTGATCGCCCATGTGGGCTGCAACAACACGGCCGACAGCATGGAGCTGGCCGCCTATGCCGAGAGCCAGGGCGTGGACGCCATTGCTTCCATTCCACCCATTTATTTCCATCTGCCCGAGCACGCCATCGCCCAATATTGGAACGATATTTCCAGCGCGGCCCCGAACACCGACTTTGTGATTTATAACATTCCGCAGTTGGCGGGGGTGGCGCTTACCATGCCCCTGTTCCGCGAGATGCGCAAAAACCCCCGGGTGGTGGCTGTGAAGAACAGCAGCATGCCGGTGCAGGATATCCAGATGTTCAAGATGGAGGGCGGGCCGGACTTTGTGGTGTTCAACGGCCCGGACGAGCAGTTCATTGCGGGCCGGGCCATTGGCGCGGACGGCGGCATTGGCGGCACCTACGGCGTGATGCCCGAGCTGTTTTTAAAGGCCGACGCCCTGCTGCGCGAACAGAAAATGGACGAGGCCCTGGCGGTGCAGTACGCCATTGACGAGATCATTTACGCCATGTGCGAGTGCCGGGGCAACCTGTACGCCGTGATGAAGGAGATCCTTCGCCTGCGGGAGGGGATCGACATCGGCGGGGTGCGCAAACCTATGCCGAACCTTTTCCCCGAGGATATGCCAAAGGTGCAGAAATGCGCCGGCATGATCAGCGCCGCGATCGAAAAATACTGCTGA
- the glgC gene encoding glucose-1-phosphate adenylyltransferase, with the protein MKECIAMLLAGGQGSRLYALTQRLAKPAVPFGGKYRIIDFPLSNCVNSGIDTVGILTQYQPLVLNEYIGNGQPWDLDRLYGGVHVLPPYQTATGSDWYKGTANAIYQNINFIDRYEPKYVVILSGDHIYKMDYGKMLDFHKEKQADCTIAVMEVPWEEASRFGIMTADENGAVTKFEEKPQEPKSNLASMGIYIFTWEKLRKFLVEDEANPASDNDFGKNIIPGMLAAGERMAAFPFEGYWKDVGTIDSLWEANMDLLNPKMPLDVWSDEWKIYSRNSGMPGQWVGAEASIDNSMITEGCRVEGKLVQSVLFAGVKVGEGAVVQDSIIMPGAVIEPGATVKYSIIAENTVIRTGAVVGERPEDMEDLTKWGIAVVGEGVTIGQGAKVGPKAMVVKDVKDGEEQW; encoded by the coding sequence ATGAAAGAATGTATTGCAATGCTGCTGGCAGGCGGCCAGGGGTCGCGCCTTTACGCGCTGACCCAGCGGCTGGCCAAACCGGCGGTGCCCTTTGGCGGGAAGTACCGCATCATTGATTTCCCGCTTTCCAACTGCGTTAATTCGGGCATCGACACGGTGGGCATCCTGACCCAATACCAGCCGCTGGTGCTCAACGAGTATATCGGCAACGGCCAGCCCTGGGACCTGGACCGGCTGTACGGCGGGGTGCATGTGCTGCCGCCCTACCAGACCGCCACCGGCTCGGACTGGTACAAGGGCACGGCCAACGCCATTTACCAGAACATCAACTTCATCGACCGGTATGAGCCCAAGTATGTGGTCATTCTTTCGGGCGACCACATTTACAAGATGGATTACGGCAAAATGCTGGACTTCCACAAGGAAAAACAGGCGGACTGCACCATCGCTGTGATGGAGGTTCCCTGGGAGGAGGCAAGCCGGTTCGGCATTATGACCGCCGACGAAAACGGCGCCGTTACCAAGTTTGAGGAAAAACCCCAGGAGCCAAAGTCCAACCTGGCCTCCATGGGCATTTATATCTTCACCTGGGAGAAGCTGCGCAAGTTCCTGGTGGAGGACGAGGCGAACCCCGCTTCGGACAACGACTTCGGCAAAAACATCATCCCCGGCATGCTGGCCGCGGGCGAGCGGATGGCGGCGTTCCCGTTTGAGGGCTACTGGAAGGACGTGGGCACCATCGACAGCCTGTGGGAGGCCAACATGGATCTGCTGAACCCCAAAATGCCGCTGGATGTGTGGAGCGACGAGTGGAAGATCTACTCCCGCAACTCGGGCATGCCCGGCCAGTGGGTGGGCGCCGAGGCCAGCATAGACAACTCCATGATCACCGAGGGCTGCCGCGTAGAGGGCAAGCTGGTGCAGAGCGTGCTGTTTGCCGGGGTCAAGGTGGGCGAGGGCGCTGTAGTGCAGGATTCCATCATCATGCCCGGCGCGGTGATCGAACCGGGCGCCACGGTCAAATATTCCATCATTGCCGAGAATACGGTGATCCGCACCGGCGCGGTGGTGGGCGAGCGCCCCGAGGACATGGAGGACCTTACCAAGTGGGGCATCGCCGTTGTGGGCGAGGGCGTTACCATTGGCCAGGGCGCCAAGGTGGGGCCCAAGGCCATGGTGGTCAAAGACGTGAAGGACGGTGAGGAGCAATGGTAA